One genomic region from Antedon mediterranea chromosome 3, ecAntMedi1.1, whole genome shotgun sequence encodes:
- the LOC140044473 gene encoding forkhead-associated domain-containing protein 1-like, whose product MVKGFLKSTEGVLPLSPTVTVIGREKCDIVIPSPAIEAQHALIEYSEQEMCYVLQDLNTAHGTYVNECRVQNAAVRLAPGDIIRFGYCGIPYQLDVENAPQVTYPPVQQRAAWNSPLTTINHEIPISAQESFPHLSSYNGVDPRTTSQSQLPAITVPYSVPAAPSVTSSAWSSTPWQPSSQPITVNMAPRPPRPRPSSAGSRRGSAGGVSSVTQASPTNSPLPPRRVTSGWVSSSGARTVLTSQQTNLSGSPNTRASPVTDMMALHEKEQKILRMGDEINRLAVFEAESQRKDSVIGCLRDEIDTLHVQIRDNNTVAPDNSYAEHIKTLEGDVHMKELEINALKIQMSKMKPESSDPMENVATLRSILNTREKELVSLRLEVEKLKKERASTATLLTSLNRDMNNKETAVNRMKGEIEIVKRELREKDVALSAMTAKFSRVRETKKHEEEMALKNREIVTLKHKLKGLENKIEEQTRLTATKQQEIDDLIAAAENEKQVHMAMKTEVEQSKSKLEEMEIAERASKAEAVEAEKKYERLRSRILQTTFSAPGYKMPDADETDDDVLVNTMKKLINERTEVKSKIKEMKESVKHLESFKKDVKSSVKALKQHLTQSEKRLEEGGRSCSHLRDEVKLLQSVTVEESLQGVRDIIAMVMQDELAWQQEYESALEKCGCDVKSADESMSDFILKLNSKCDTLMKDKEVISNKLSTIEEKVRSETEAEIQKLTTEHKHTLEDQLEELRLESEKKLEAAIEESKKLEVKKQEENEKMNQTKIKQQETSLKELRKTLVEKSASEDRLSQVEKDLRSEIKSYKENEDKLKEDLIAKEETMRSEASKLLEEMTKLKESHSKDAAAFKEEIRQHGLTIVSLEQKVTKYSKECKDLKNELKISQEQLEDKSKQAREAVAKLREKQAKEALGAKPKIAPKPVMINGNVADVMAMERLINVLKNENNDVKQEAQNRQEIINGLRRDLAGASARLSDMTGELSEKQKQQMENNRVVMRQQDAELKTQRQQLMKLSELVDTKTAEINSLKKELETHSKDLAEHKTTLTSSANEVIQLRDQLAAEQENKARALQQVQKEGLITSELSSVGAQCRGERHEQVISRQREALAELRSRIKGLEVNRPAPPLSNIVGTDSLIIVPTHDQALQQVILLKKELAEMRAKQAEVTDVNNHTPESILHREVARARGSLDTMTGSTTAVERSARVETQQAMEHSEQTYLDLAQTCASLLGLGEISGQDSMTHLPQDERERLVNDRQRANEIIASRIKVLNQRLDRKDEILRDYEKDLERLREAEKVADEKSNQVESLADDVRGRSEETHYLRETLRRTRQQLDQEKRLNGAIKSKKTFHLENDDKAPQMWPKHKCFDDPKPKKEEKSKAAKNKIVRKNYEIETLKAELNARDEQLCDTTTRLINLENAVALAN is encoded by the exons ATGGTCAAGGGGTTCTTGAAGAGCACTGAAGGTGTACTACCATTGTCACCTACAGTCACTGTGATTGGACGAGAAAAGTGTGACATTGTCATTCCT tcaCCTGCTATAGAAGCTCAGCATGCACTCATCGAGTACAGTGAACAAGAGATGTGCTACGTCCTTCAAGATCTCAATACCGCACATGGTACGTACGTCAACGAATGCCGCGTCCAGAACGCTGCTGTACGTCTAGCCCCTGGAGACATTATTCGGTTTGGTTATTGTGGCATACCATACCAACTTGACGTCGAGAACGCTCCACAGGTGACGTACCCTCCCGTTCAGCAGCGTGCTGCTTGGAATTCACCGTTAACGACAATAAACCATGAGATACCAATATCAGCGCAAGAGTCCTTCCCGCATTTAAGTTCCTACAACGGTGTTGACCCGAGGACGACTTCTCAATCTCAGTTACCTGCGATCACTGTTCCATATTCCGTACCAGCCGCGCCTTCTGTGACATCATCGGCTTGGTCGTCCACACCATGGCAGCCATCTAGTCAACCTATTACTGTTAACATGGCCCCACGTCCGCCAAGGCCTAGGCCCTCGAGTGCAGGCAGTCGACGTGGTAGTGCAGGGGGTGTTAGCTCAGTGACACAGGCTAGCCCTACAAATAGTCCCCTTCCACCTAGAAGAG TGACCAGTGGTTGGGTGAGTTCATCTGGAGCACGGACCGTCCTCACGTCGCAGCAGACCAATCTTAGCGGCAGCCCAAACACTCGTGCATCACCTGTCACAGACATGATGGCGCTACATGAGAAA GAACAAAAGATTTTACGTATGGGAGATGAGATAAATCGTTTAGCTGTTTTTGAAGCAGAATCTCAACGAAAAGATAGCGTTATAGGATGTTTACGTGATGAGATTGATACTCTACACGTACAAATACGAGACAATAATACAGTTGCACCTGATAACAGCTACGCTGAGCATATAAAAACTTTAGAGGGCGATGTTCATATGAAAGAACTTGAAATCAACGCACTTAAAATTcag atgTCTAAAATGAAACCTGAGAGTTCTGATCCCATGGAGAATGTGGCAACATTACGAAGCATTTTGAACACTCGCGAAAAAGAGTTAGTTTCCCTACGACTTGAGGTGGAAAAGTTAAAGAAAGAGCGTGCATCGACTGCAACGTTGCTGACGTCATTAAATCGTGACATGAACAACAAAGAGACGGCTGTGAACCGCATGAAAGGAGAAATAGAAATCGTAAAGAGAGAACTGCGAGAGAAGGATGTTGCTCTGTCTGCCATGACTGCAAAG TTTTCGAGAGTTAgagaaacaaaaaaacatgaagaaGAAATGGCGTTAAAGAACAGGGAGATAGTCACATTAAAACAT AAATTAAAAGGTCTAGAGAACAAGATTGAGGAGCAGACAAGATTGACAGCAACTAAACAACAAGAAATTGATGATCTTATAGCAGCTGCCGAGAACGAGAAACAG GTTCATATGGCAATGAAGACTGAGGTAGAACAGTCAAAGTCTAAATTGGAAGAAATGGAGATAGCAGAGAGAGCGTCAAAAGCAGAAGCTGTAGAAGCAGAAAAGAAA TATGAGCGGTTGAGATCACGCATTCTTCAAACTACATTCTCAGCTCCTGGATACAAAATGCCAGATGCTGATGAAACGGACGACGATGTTCTTGTTAATACGATGAAAAAACTCATCAATGAACGAACTGAAgtaaaaagcaaaataaaagaGATGAAAGAATCTGTAAAACATTTGGAAAGTTTCAAGAAAGACGTAAAGAGTAGTGTGAAGGCTTTAAAGCAACATTTAACACAATCAGAG AAACGTCTTGAGGAGGGCGGCAGATCTTGCAGTCATTTACGAGATGAGGTGAAGCTTCTTCAGTCGGTCACAGTTGAGGAATCGTTGCAGGGAGTGAGAGACATTATTGCCATGGTGATGCAGGATGAGTTGGCATGGCAACAGGAGTATGAGTCGGCTCTTGAAAAATGTGGTTGTGATGTGAAGTCAGCTGATGAAT CCATGAGTGATTTTATACTGAAATTAAACAGTAAATGTGATACCTTGATGAAGGATAAGGAAGTGATCTCTAACAAGTTAAGTACAATAGAGGAGAAGGTTAGATCTGAAACTGAAGCTGAAATACAAAAACTGACGACTGAACACAAACATACACTTGAGGATCAGCTTGAAGAACTGCGTCTGGAAA GTGAGAAGAAATTGGAAGCAGCAATAGAAGAAAGCAAAAAGTTAGAAGTTAAAAAGCAAGAAGAAAATGAGAAGATGAACCAAACAAAGATAAAACAACAAGAGACAAGTTTAAAGGAATTAAGAAAG ACACTTGTTGAAAAAAGTGCCAGCGAAGACAGATTGTCTCAAGTCGAAAAAGATCTAAGAAGTGAAATTAAATCATACAAAGAAAATGAG GATAAATTAAAAGAGGATTTAATTGCAAAAGAAGAAACAATGAGATCAGAAGCGAGTAAGCTATTGGAAGAAATGACAAAACTGAAGGAATCCCACTCAAAAGATGCTGCTGCCTTCAAAGAAGAGATCCGACAACACGGCCTCACAATCGTATCGCTGGAACAGAAAGTTACCAAGTACAGCAAAGAGTGCAAAGACTTAAAGAATGAACTCAAGATTAGCCAAGAGCAGTTAGaag ACAAATCTAAGCAGGCCAGGGAGGCTGTAGCCAAGTTGAGAGAGAAGCAAGCAAAGGAGGCCTTGGGAGCTAAGCCTAAGATTGCTCCTAAGCCTGTGATGATAAATGGAAATGTAGCAGACGTTATGGCCATGGAACGTCTTATTAATGTTCTTAA AAATGAGAACAATGATGTCAAACAAGAAGCTCAGAATCGTCAGGAGATCATCAATGGTCTGAGACGAGATCTTGCTGGGGCGTCAGCCAGGTTGTCGGACATGACAG GAGAACTAAGTGAAAAACAGAAGCAACAGATGGAAAACAATCGAGTTGTGATGAGGCAACAAGATGCAGAATTGAAAACACAGCGCCAACAACTTATGAAGTTGTCTGAACTTGTGGACACAAAAACTGCCGAGATCAACTCATTGAAGAAAGAACTTGA gaCGCATAGTAAAGATCTAGCTGAACATAAAACTACATTAACAAGTTCGGCTAATGAGGTTATCCAATTACGGGATCAACTTGCGGCAGAACAAGAGAATAAAGCGAGGGCGCTACAACAGGTTCAGAAAGAG GGTTTGATCACAAGTGAGTTGTCGTCAGTTGGCGCTCAGTGTCGTGGAGAAAGACACGAACAAGTTATCAGCAGGCAGCGAGAGGCTCTTGCTGAACTCAGGTCAAGGATCAAAGGTCTAGAGGTCAACAGACCAGCAC CGCCCTTGTCAAATATAGTTGGTACAGATTCTCTTATTATtg tACCAACTCATGACCAAGCTCTACAACAAGTCATTCTACTGAAAAAGGAACTTGCAGAAATGCGTGCCAAACAAGCGGAAGTCACGGACGTAAATAACCACACCCCAGAGTCTATTCTTCACCGAGAGGTAGCACGGGCTAGAGGGTCACTTGACACCATGACAGGGTCAACGACCGCTGTAGAGAGAAGCGCTCGTGTTGAGACCCAGCAGGCTATGGAGCATAGTGAACAAACA TATTTAGATCTAGCACAGACATGTGCAAGTTTACTTGGCCTCGGTGAAATCAGCGGCCAAGATAGCATGACGCATCTACCACAGGATGAGCGTGAACGACTGGTGAATGATCGACAGCGTGCCAACGAAATCATCGCAAGTCGAATTAAAGTGCTGAACCAACGACTTGATAGGAAGGATGAAATTTTAAGAGATTATGAGAAAGATTTAGAACGATTACGAGAAGCGGAGAAAGTTGCTGATGAAAAATCAAACCAAGTGGAATCTCTAGCT GATGATGTCAGAGGACGCTCAGAGGAAACGCATTATTTGCGAGAAACATTGAGGCGGACACGGCAACAGCTCGATCAAGAAAAGCGTCTGAATGGAGCAATCAAATCGAAGAAG ACATTTCACTTGGAGAATGACGACAAGGCGCCTCAAATGTGGCCAAAACATAAATGCTTTGATGACCCTAAACCAAAG AAAGAAGAAAAATCCAAGGCTGCCAAGAACAAAATTGTCCGTAAAAACTATGAAATTGAAACACTGAAAGCA GAGTTGAATGCTCGTGATGAACAGCTATGTGATACAACAACACGTCTTATTAATTTGGAAAATGCAGTT gcACTTGCGAATTAG